In Rhodococcus qingshengii JCM 15477, the sequence CATGATGATGAAGAACCCGGCGCCGTCGGCGCCGGTGATGAACCATTTCTTACCGTTGATCTTCCAGCCACCGGGGACTTTTTCGGCGCGGGTGTTCAAAGCCGAGGGATCGGATCCCGCTCCGGGCGCGGGTTCGGTCATGGCGAATGCCGACCGCATGTCCCCGCTTGCGAGCGGCGCGAGGAACTGCTGCTTCTGTGCTTCGTTCGCCACGTGGGCCAGCATGTGAACGTTGCCCTCGTCCGGCGCCGCGATGTTGAGCGCCGTCGGCCCGAATAGCGAGTAGCCGGCTTCCTCGAAGACCGGCGCGCGATCACTCATGTTGAGTCCGTGGCCGCCGTACTCGATCGGTGCATGCGGGGCGAAGACACCGGCTTCTTTTGCTGCCGACTGCATCTCGATGCGGATGGCATCGCCACCCGCTACAGCGATGTCACCGGCGTGTTCGTCTTCGATGGGGAGCACTACGTTGCGCGTGAAGTCGCGCGTCTTCTCGATCAGCGCCACCACCTCGGGCGCGTACGTCAGATCGATTGCCACCAGCCACCTCCGAAAGAACATCCCGACCGAGCGATCGCTCGGTAACAGCACTCTCGCACATGCCGATGCGCCGGGTCAACAATCTTCGAGCATCGCCTCGCCCTGATCGAGCCGGCCGGCAACCACCATGTCGCGGTACAGATCGTCCTTGTCCATGAGCTCGTCATGGTTGCCGATGTTGCGGATCCGACCGTCTTCCATGACCACGATCCAGTCGGCGTCACGCACCGTCGAGAGCCGGTGAGCGATAGTCACCACGGCCCCGGTGCGCGCACGTTCGTTGATCGCGTCGACAATCGCGGCTTCGGTGAGCGTGTCGACCTGGGCAGTGGCTTCGTCGAGCAGAAGCAAAGCACTCGGCCGCAGAACTGCGCGCGCCATCGCGATCCGCTGACGTTGGCCGCCCGACAGCGAGGTGGCCGTCAGAGCGGTGTCGAGTCCGTTGGGCAGGGCCTCGATCGCGTCGTCGAGCCGGAGCAAGCGCAGAACGGCCTGGACTTCTTCGTCCGTCGCATCGGGATGGCTGAAGACGACGTTCTCCCGAATCGTTCCGGGCACCACCGGTGTCTCCTGCTCCACGTATGCGAGACTCTCGCGCACAGCGCGGTGATCGAGCGCGTCGTAACCGACTCCATGCAGGAGAACCTCACCCGATCGAGGTTCGACAAATCGCAGCACGGTCGAGAGCAAGGTCGTCTTTCCTGCACCCGACGGGCCGACGATGGCCATGTGCCCACGCGTCGGAATGACCAGCGAGACATCGCGCAACGCCGGCTGGTTCGATCCGTGGTAGCTCACGGTGACGTCGCGCAACTCGATCAGCGGCGCGGCAGCGTTGGTTTTCGCGACCACGTCCACGACCTCGTCGTACTGCTCGGTGGGCAACGACTGCATCTCGCGAATCCGGATAGCTGCCGCGATTCCCGACTGAACGGAGGTCACGTTCTGCGCAAGCTCCGACACCGGCCCCATCAGGGTGAAGGCGTAGAGCAGAAACGCGATGAGCGTCGAGACTGCCATTTCGCCGTCGGCGACTCGCCAGGCACCGAAGCCCAGGATGGCAATGATCGATCCTTGAATGGCGGTCCACGCGACAGTCCACGCGGTTGCCGACACTCGCACCGCCGTGATCGCATGCTTTTTCGCATCGGACGCATTGTTCGTCACCAGAGCCCCGACGCGATCCTCGGCGAGGGAAACCTTGACCGTCCGGATCGCACGCAGGCCACCCTCGAGTACGCCGCCGAGCTGACCGAGCGATTCCTGGGTTCGCGCTTCGGCTGCGGAAATCCGAGGCATCAGAACGGCAAAGAGTATGGAGGCGAACACGATTGCCACCATGGTGACGCCCAACAACGGCAGATCCAGTACGCCCATCAGAACAATCGTTCCGATGGTCAACGCGGCTGCGTTCAGAATATTCACCGCGGCCGACGACGCAGCCTCACGCAGCAGCAAGGTGTCAGACGTGACCCGGGTGACCAATTCACCCACGGATCGCGATTGCAGCGAAGGTACGGTCGCCGCCAGGAATCGCTTCACCAGCGACGACCTGGCGTCGAAGACAACCTTCTCGGCGGCGGTTCCGAGAACGATCCACTGAGCACAACCGAGCACGGCACCGACGATCAGAAGGACGACGAGCGTGAGGATAGGTCCTTTCAGCGACGCACCGGTATCGAGGGTGTCGAGAACCCACTTGGTGACCATGGGCGTTGCCAGCGTCGCCGCGGAGCCGCACAGCGCCAGTACCAATCCGAGAAGGAGCGACGGCAGATGCGGTCGAGCGAACTCCGAGAGGACGCGGAGATTGCTCCATTTCGGTGCGGGCTGAGAAGCGTCGGATTCAAGCATGAATTTATGGAACACGAATGTTCCATAAAGGGCAAGAGAAATTCCGATTCGGAAACACTGGATACCGAAACCGGACACGGCTACGCTTCGGATTCGTGACAACGATCCACAGCGCACCAGAACAAAGCGCGACCCGCGAGCGCACACGGAAGGCCATCCTCGATGCTGCCGTTTCGGTGTTCGCATCCAAGCCTGCTGCGACCCTCAGCGAGATCGCTTCGGCCGCAAAGGTCGGCCGGACCACTTTGCACCGCTACTTTCCCGAACGGTCAGACCTGGTCGACGCAGTCGCGGCCGAGGCCACCCGCGCCGTCGGAGAGGCAGCAGCAGCAGCTCGACTCGGCGAGGGTACCGGAGCCGATGCACTGGTTCGCCTGTGCCATGAATACTTCGAACTGGCCGACCTCTTGACGGTCCTGTTCTTCACTCCCGGTGTGTATCAAGAAGATTCGTTTGCCGAGTCCGCGTCGAACGACGACTCAGTCACCGATGCCATCGAGCGCGGACACTCCGACGGTTCCATCGACCCCGACATGGGTTCGGACTGGGTGCAGAACCTGCTGTGGTCGCTGCTCTACACGTCGATGGACTACGTGAACCGCGGTTCCGGGACGCGACTACAAGCCTTGGATCTGACGGTTCGCAGCCTCCGCCGCGGAATCGCCCCCGATCCCGCGGTCTAGGTTGTCGGCTGCTTGAACAGCGGCACGCCGTTTGGTCACGCCTAGTTTGCGGTAGATCGAGCGAATGTGAGTCTTCACAGTGGGATAGGCGATGCCGAGGTGCGCAGCGATCTCGTCTGCAGTCATCGTAGTTCGCAGAAAAGTGAGGATCTCTTTCTCACGTTCCGTCAGGACTCCGGCGAGCTTGGCAGAGAGCTGGCCCCGTTTTTCCAGAATCGTGCGTAGGAGCTCCTGGTGTCTCGACCCCTGTGTTGCGTGCGCGTTCAACAGATCGACGATTACCGGATCGCCGCTCAGAAATGGGGCGAGAATCCGCTCGGGGATTGCTTCCGCCAGCGCACGATCCAACTGCTCGTGCGCCTGCGGTCCACGCCCGGCGACGGAGCTCAGGGCGGCAGACGTGACAAGGGTGCTCACCAGCGCATATCGCGGCAGCGCGGCCGAGGTTGCCAAGCGAAGCGCTTGAGCCGACGGTTCCGGATCCCCCATGACTCGGTAGAGCTCCGCGAGAAGCGCGTGAGCGACCGCAGCACCTGTTCTGGTCAGCGTGGGCATTGCGATGCGGCGAGCTTGCTCGTCCTGTCCTTGAGCGTGGGCGAGCCAGGCCGTGGTGACGCGCCGCAGCGTATCCCAAGGAATGCCGTGCTTGTCCGCAGTGCTCACGCCTCGCAGCAGACGAGCGGCGTTGTGGTACCGGTCTTCCCGGTTCAGAGCGATCAGGCTCATTACCAGGTACAGACGGGCGAGCGCCTCGAAGTTGGTTCCGGGACTGCCCTCCTCGATGATCGAGTCGAACTGAGCGATCGCCTCCTCGAAGTCACCACGCCAGTAGGCGATGCACCCTCGATTCGACTGTGGGAGACCGCCTTCGAAGCGTTCCCAGTCGGACGCCACCTCTCGAGCAGGAAGGCCGTCGAGGATCTGTTCGGCTTCGGTGAATATCCCTGCGTGGGTGAGCGCGAAAGCCAAATTGGATTGTGCGAGACGCAACGTCTCCGTACGCGACTGCAACTGCGCCTCGTCGCCGGCCGAGCGAAGTAGCGCGATGGCACGAGGAAGGTCACGACGAAGCCTGATCTCGGTCCACCCGAGGAGGAAGAGCGCGGACGGGTAATCATCCTCGGGCTCACACTGGGCGAGCGCGTGGCGAGCGCGATCGGCGATGACGGCCTTGGTCGAGGTGTCCGGAGCGAGCAGCAGGTCGGTGAAGCAGACGACAAAATCGTCGGACGCCACCCGCAGACCCTGCCCGCGGAGAAACTCAGCGCCGTACGGATCACCGCTGAGATCGCGGCAGCACGCCCGTATCAGCAGGATGTGCGGATCGTGGGGATCGGGATGAGCAAGGCAGAGCTGCTCGAGTTCCCTGGTGTGAGATTCGAGAATCAAACGAAGCCAGTTTTTCCGCAGGACTCGTCGAGCCTGCTCCGCCTCACCAGAGGCGAGTGCGTCACGCACGGCTTCGATCATGTGTCGAAGATACTCGAGACGTTCGATGTCCGTGGAAATCCGGTCTCATCCGCTTCGGATGAGACCGCGATCGAAGCCTGCGGAAACCAGTGAGAATTGCCGGAATCAACCGAAATGCGCTAGTCGGCGGAATCCCGGTGCGCAGGCCTGACACGAAACGGATAAGACACATGAGCTTCTGGGAAAGCCTCGGCTGGATGCTGTGGGCAACCGTCTTCATCGGATATCTCTTCGCGCTGTTCGCGATCATCGCCGACCTGTTCCGCGACCACAAGCTCAGCGGTTGGTTGAAGGCCGTCTGGGTGTTCTTCCTACTCTTCCTGCCCATCCTCACCGCGCTCGTCTATCTCGTCGCCCGCGGCGAAGGGATGACGGAACGCAGCAACAAGGCCGCACGCGACGCCGAGAAGGCCGCCGAATCGTATATCCGCGAGGTCGCGGGGAAGAGCCCCAGCGAGGAGATCGCCGCAGCCGCAGCACTGCTCGAAGCCGGAGCGATCAGCGAGGACGAGTTCGCCGCACTCAAGCTGAAGGTCCTCTCGTGAGTGCCGCGCGTTTCGGCCCCGTCGACTTCTACCTTCTCGGCCTGCCTGGGCAGAGCCTCGACCCGGCCGCGCTCTCCGCACTGACCGACCTTACGGATACCGGCCTGGTGCGGCTACTCGATCTGATCGTCATCTCCAAGTCCGAGGACGATGAACTCACTCTCATCGAAGTCGAGGAGTTGCCGAACGGCTTCGAGATCAACGTCGAGATGCTCGGCGCGTCCGGTCTGCTCGGGCATGAGGACATCACCGAACTCGCGGCAGCCATTCCCACCGGTGCCACAGCGCTGCTGGTCGCGCTCGAGCTGGTCTATCAGCGCGAACTCGCCGCCCGCACCGCTGCGTCAGGCGCGGTGCTACTGGGTTACGAGCGGATACCCGCACCCGTCGTCAATGCCCTCATGGACACGATCGTCCCGAAATTGGAGGTCTGACATGCCGTACATCCCGAGACGAGGCCGCCCCGGACTGCTGGGCCTCGCCGCCCGCACCGCGGTCGTCACCGGTACCGCGACCGCCGTCAGCGACGGTATGGCCACCCGCCGGCAAAGGAGAGCTCAGGCCGACTACGAGCAGGCGCAGTACGAATTCGCCCAGCAGCATGCCGCACTCCCGATGCCCACACCCGCACCCGCGGCCTCGGTCGATCTCGTCGCCGAGTTGCAGAAACTCGGCGACCTCAAATCACAAGGCCTGCTGAGCGACGCCGAGTTCCAAGCCGCGAAAGCGCGACTGCTCGGCTGATTCACCCCGACGGGCCATGGATTACCGCGCCCGCTTCCGTACCCCGACACCGATTGGAACCCACTATGTCCACGATCGCCGTCAACGTCCTGAACTTCAATCGGGCAGAGTCCGATCTCATGTTCGCTCGCCTGGCCGCGGGCGTCGGCCTGGGCACGTGGAACCACACTCG encodes:
- a CDS encoding ABC transporter ATP-binding protein — translated: MLESDASQPAPKWSNLRVLSEFARPHLPSLLLGLVLALCGSAATLATPMVTKWVLDTLDTGASLKGPILTLVVLLIVGAVLGCAQWIVLGTAAEKVVFDARSSLVKRFLAATVPSLQSRSVGELVTRVTSDTLLLREAASSAAVNILNAAALTIGTIVLMGVLDLPLLGVTMVAIVFASILFAVLMPRISAAEARTQESLGQLGGVLEGGLRAIRTVKVSLAEDRVGALVTNNASDAKKHAITAVRVSATAWTVAWTAIQGSIIAILGFGAWRVADGEMAVSTLIAFLLYAFTLMGPVSELAQNVTSVQSGIAAAIRIREMQSLPTEQYDEVVDVVAKTNAAAPLIELRDVTVSYHGSNQPALRDVSLVIPTRGHMAIVGPSGAGKTTLLSTVLRFVEPRSGEVLLHGVGYDALDHRAVRESLAYVEQETPVVPGTIRENVVFSHPDATDEEVQAVLRLLRLDDAIEALPNGLDTALTATSLSGGQRQRIAMARAVLRPSALLLLDEATAQVDTLTEAAIVDAINERARTGAVVTIAHRLSTVRDADWIVVMEDGRIRNIGNHDELMDKDDLYRDMVVAGRLDQGEAMLEDC
- a CDS encoding SHOCT domain-containing protein translates to MPYIPRRGRPGLLGLAARTAVVTGTATAVSDGMATRRQRRAQADYEQAQYEFAQQHAALPMPTPAPAASVDLVAELQKLGDLKSQGLLSDAEFQAAKARLLG
- a CDS encoding DUF6325 family protein gives rise to the protein MSAARFGPVDFYLLGLPGQSLDPAALSALTDLTDTGLVRLLDLIVISKSEDDELTLIEVEELPNGFEINVEMLGASGLLGHEDITELAAAIPTGATALLVALELVYQRELAARTAASGAVLLGYERIPAPVVNALMDTIVPKLEV
- a CDS encoding TetR/AcrR family transcriptional regulator, whose amino-acid sequence is MTTIHSAPEQSATRERTRKAILDAAVSVFASKPAATLSEIASAAKVGRTTLHRYFPERSDLVDAVAAEATRAVGEAAAAARLGEGTGADALVRLCHEYFELADLLTVLFFTPGVYQEDSFAESASNDDSVTDAIERGHSDGSIDPDMGSDWVQNLLWSLLYTSMDYVNRGSGTRLQALDLTVRSLRRGIAPDPAV
- a CDS encoding PLDc N-terminal domain-containing protein, coding for MSFWESLGWMLWATVFIGYLFALFAIIADLFRDHKLSGWLKAVWVFFLLFLPILTALVYLVARGEGMTERSNKAARDAEKAAESYIREVAGKSPSEEIAAAAALLEAGAISEDEFAALKLKVLS
- a CDS encoding helix-turn-helix transcriptional regulator, which gives rise to MIEAVRDALASGEAEQARRVLRKNWLRLILESHTRELEQLCLAHPDPHDPHILLIRACCRDLSGDPYGAEFLRGQGLRVASDDFVVCFTDLLLAPDTSTKAVIADRARHALAQCEPEDDYPSALFLLGWTEIRLRRDLPRAIALLRSAGDEAQLQSRTETLRLAQSNLAFALTHAGIFTEAEQILDGLPAREVASDWERFEGGLPQSNRGCIAYWRGDFEEAIAQFDSIIEEGSPGTNFEALARLYLVMSLIALNREDRYHNAARLLRGVSTADKHGIPWDTLRRVTTAWLAHAQGQDEQARRIAMPTLTRTGAAVAHALLAELYRVMGDPEPSAQALRLATSAALPRYALVSTLVTSAALSSVAGRGPQAHEQLDRALAEAIPERILAPFLSGDPVIVDLLNAHATQGSRHQELLRTILEKRGQLSAKLAGVLTEREKEILTFLRTTMTADEIAAHLGIAYPTVKTHIRSIYRKLGVTKRRAAVQAADNLDRGIGGDSAAEAANRQIQGL